A stretch of DNA from Glycine max cultivar Williams 82 chromosome 18, Glycine_max_v4.0, whole genome shotgun sequence:
GGAGAACTCTGTGGCTTTGAAATTGCGGTAGTATGCTGTAAAGGGTGCTTTTGACCAATCAGTTTTCACCAAACCACCTCTGGTGGCCCAGTCATCAGCGTTCCACAAGCTAGAATAGATTCTCATGGGTTGGTTCTTCGGGAAAGGAACGCCAATAGTCTCAGCATTCTTGAACACCCTTATGGGAATGTTATCGACCAAGAATCTGCACAACAGATAAATCGATTTGTTTTGTTAATTATCGATATCAATTAATGAGGGAAAAACGAGagataaagaaagattttttttttttttttcactcacatGATGTGTTGAGGCTTCCAGATGATGGAGTAAGTGTGGAAGTTTCTGGTGGGGTCGAACCAGAGATAGAACTGTTGCTCTCTGTTCCCTTGGCCTTTGGTAAACACGTTTGTGTGGAGAATGTAAGGGTCACCGCTCACGTTTCCCAAGAATTCAAAATCAATCTCATCATGAGTTGGCCCTTGAGACGACAACTGCATACGGAAATAAATACTACCGTTATTGACACAAACACAATACAAAGAATGTTTTGATAAATACATAACATAAGAAAATGACTAATGaggttttgttcatttttaggtCCAACTCATTAATTAGTCCATGGTTGAAACAGAAAGCATCATagagtgaaaaataaataaagagttgTGGCTAGTGAAAGTAAAGTGGTCTAGCTAGCAAAACTTGTTGTAGGGGTTTGTTACAATGAATGCATGTACTGTTGCGTTTGAAAGGTTGATGCCAAAAGCGTGCAAGCTTGGTAATAATGGTTGTATTTCATGAGTGGGAAAAGTAAGTTATATTTCATGAAGAAGTCATACTAAAGTAGCTTttgtaaaagaaagaagagaataaTAGTGTGAGTTGGAAGAGAAGAAAGGAATCATAGAGgagtttaattaatataattctgttataatagtaataaaacataCGTAGTAAGCAGTGACAGTGCCGGCAGAGTTGCCAGCAACGAGCTTGAGTTGCATATCGATCCTCCCAAATAGGTACTCTTTCTTGGATTGGAAGCCGGAGCCAGAGACTTTGTCCAGAGAAAGAGATAGAAGCTGACCACCATTGAATATCTTAGCACGGTGATCACCCCATGTTAGATCAAAGTCTTGGTTGAAGTTAGCACCACAGGAAGCCACCATGGAGCCAACCACCACCACTAGCATAAGTGCATAAAACTCATTGTGAGTAGAAGCCATACTGGAGAGAGAAATGTAAATGTTGTGTGTAGTGATGTCAAGGGAAAGaggtgtctatatatatatatatatgtggtaAAGAAGAGACAGGTTTAGGGAAATATGACTGGGAATATGGATTGTGTACTGTATGGTGGTGGGACGCGTGAGAATCAATCACTGGTGCCAGCTTTGCAAGTTTTGAAAGCTGGAAGCTTTTGTTTGAACGTTAGATTAATAAATACGCTAACGCTATTTTGTTTAGGGTTATGTTATGAGTTTAATGCAGAGGCAAATCATGATTTGTGTGCGTAGGTCCCATTTTAGTATGATTTGGAAAAAATAAGATGACATTTAATTGGGGGGAAATAGGGAAAAATAGGCGGTGGATGCCAACTGGATTGTGATATGACGGAAGGAATCAAAGGAGAGAATAAGACCAACTAGGTATTTTACTTGTACATGGGTCTACCAATCATTCATCACGAATCCACTAAGATGATGCCATGCGGCATGGGAAATATTTGAGTCACTTACCCTAAATTTTTTCCGTTGCCAAATGTTGGGAGTTTTTTTAATGAACTTCAAGGTTCTTACATTAGTCAGAACTTCACGAGACCCCCAATGGTATGGTATGACATGGTTATCCCATCGGTGATACTGATAACTCTTCTGCTTGCTATAGGCAggagttttaattattttgtctcTTGCAATGCTGACAACAACTTTGTATGCAAAATAAACAacacagaaaagaaaaatataaacgtataaacatatttatctcatttcatatatataaatatactttcaagtttcaagaggATTATTAAttagtgggaaatttttttAGTCCATGATTCATGAATATGTGAACTATCTCCAGCTGCACCTGCCCAATGCTACAGTAGTATGGGATATTTTTCTGATTACTTGACCAAACATTGGATAAGGTCATAAGGTAGCTCTCTAAAAGCATTGCATTGGATTGGAACGAGGATCATCCATCGCCGTACAGTGTCAGAGACTGTAGTAATGATcacaaaacaaattattattgcTACGAAAAGAAATTGTATTTgtaatcaaaataaagaaactgtattattcaggaaaataaaagaggaataattaataattataaactctcctatattcttttctttactaattattttatttctttatgataaatattgaattcatttcatgtttttaaaattttagatataattatcttttgtttaacaattttttataagataggAGAaagatttgtaaaaaaaaagtacaacattcaaaagaatatattattgCTATTATGAAAAcaatgcaacttttgtttgaacCAAACCCTTAATTGGGTGTAGTTTCTTGTACCACTGTTAATTGAACGATCAAGTTGCAAAATAAAAGTATGTACATATTTAACATCGGcttagataatttttaaaaagtttatttatcttaaaaatagttataaatcatatatttaaaatataagataagtTAATCTAAATCTGAATTTATCGGTATTGAAATTTGATTAATGGCTTGGTGCTAACCTATGGCAACTATCTAGCAATACACCAAGgttatattcaataaaattaagtgTAGTTGGTGGCTAAAggttaaaaagttaatttattaaattacaagtatttaataaaattaattattgaaatagttaaaaaatataaaataataaaattatgatttattttaaaataataacttgaaattaaataaatatattaaatataaaatgaaaaaatataaaaaattaaaaactaatattttaagaaatattacttcaaataatatttaaaaattattaaaaaaattatttattcaacggtcaaataatttttttaactaaaaattaacttaaatatctTATGAACATAGGTAAAATCTTCAACCTTTCCTGCGAAAGAACCTCTATGCTACCTTACTATATAGTATAACGTGTTTGAACACAATGGATCAGATTCCAATAAATATCATATGGTTGTTAGGATTTTAAAttacctcttctttttttcctttttaatttctttatatcCTCAAAAACGTGAAGCATGCGTGTTTCTtaatttctctcttgtttttcttttactaaGAAAACAAGAATGTCAGTACAAAGCTCTTGCATATGATTGATGCTTTCGGCAATAatgttttgcttttctttttaataaagaaaCTTTGGGGGGTCGAGGAATGAAGATCAGTCTCTATAAATTGGATAATGCCTATCATATGGAACTGGAAGCATTGGCCTTTTGGGTTGCTTGAAAGTGTTCATGAAACAATAGATTATACAATGGGATGATCCTATATAACTAATTGATAGTGAAATTGCTGGATGCAATTAAATTTGTTGGTAACGATGAAGGTACTGATAGTATTATTAGTTGAGATTACCACAAATTAAATATAGATCCATTAAGTAATCAAAACTATTTTATCTCTCACCAAAAGACTGATTTTTGGTAAATTGAAACGAGaagatcataaaaaaaacatgaggtTTCGCCTGAGCTCAATGATGAGACTCTCTCAAAATCACTTAATTATGGCATATGCCTATGATGGAGATCAAAGTGGATAagtgctcttttttttttttgtttttttttttacagaaagtagataagtgttttcttttttaacagaAAAGGTAGATAAGTGCtattgattaataataatagCAATGCATGAAATTAGTATTGGGGAATTAAACCATATATATGCACCATAATTGataagaatttttaatttgtaattaagcAGCGTGTTATTATTAAAGAAAGAATGACGCGTTTTAAACTAGCTGATAACATTAGAGGTATGTTTTCATTCTATTACTTTCAGAAAAGTAAAAACCACTGTCATAACTTTAGCAATAACCATGCATGttagcaaattaaaaaaaaaaaacactctagCAATAACCGTTGTTGCTTTTGAAATTTCGAGCTCACAATCTCTCCGATGGGAAATTATGTTACTCAAGTAACGTCACTAAGCAatctaatttttcatttaaacaatattttttgggtacatatttaaacaatatttaaCTGATAATTAATACAAGAAAAATAGTTTAAGTTTttccaattcatttttttttcttcatggcttacaatagaaaaccaaaaccGATCTACAATACTACTCTGGACCTCTTTGTTTGGCAAAGTTTATTTCAACACTATCTCTGCATATAATATTGTTACATTTAACTATCACAGTTAAACAGAGTTTAAATAAGACTATCGAGGATAAAAAGCACTATTCAAATATGACCACGGCTCTCGGGCTCTGTTAGTATAGGAAGGCAAACTCTATTTTTGGGAGCAGTAAGGCAAACTCTGTTTGGtacttaattaaaactaaatttctTTGAAAACAAACTGCATTAAAATGTATCTTTTAACATTAGAAAACGTACGTGTCTACGTGATGATGGAATTTGGAAAGTAAAACAGACGGgccatacataaaaaaaaaaaaaaaaccatataaCTATCATTGTTTTAGAatttaagttattaaaatatttacttttttaaaatctttttcagTTTAATGTTTTTGTGGAAGTTATAGGAGGGGCTCGGATAACAATTAGACTTAGAATTCAGCAATGTtaataatgatttaaaattgtaatttagatTATGCATAATGGGTTACCTATGATAATGTGGTGAATTATAGTTCAATCTGTTTACTGCAAACgatgttaatatttaatatttatacctTAAACAAGATTACTTCCAAAAGATAAtacatgtgaaaaataaaaaaaaatgaaaataagaataatttaaaagttttctacattatcttcattggttttgcaaaatgacaacaaaaatgaagtatgttttttttctttttgttaaaatgCCAAATAAGATGGGACAGATAGAATATTAATATGTTTCAGATTTTCAAGAcattaacatatttattttttatttaaaatagaaaaaagaattttagtCAGCAAGGATACAGCTGAATGAATAATTTAGAATGATTGGGGTTGAAAAGTATTGGATTGCTAGGAATGGGTAGCAGGGTCCAGGGTGCACCGAAAAACCTAATGAAAACCCACGGCGCAAGTAAGCGCGGCGGTGCATTGGCCATAAGTTCAAGTGGGTCCGCCACAAGATTATCGAACTCTTCaacttaagaaaattatttgaacttttttttaatatttgattaaagaGAAAaccaaaaatcatattaaaaattatttttctttcataaaataatattataaagttaTTCTTTTacgaaaataaatcaaaaataaaaataatgaaaaaaataggcAAATAGAATTTAAATAGAGAAGATAGtttattttcctttatatttttgctttgaacaaaacaaataatgaaAGTTTAAACGACATTAGTTAATAGTGATCttacaatatttaataattctaCGTTTAAACGACATTAGTCAATAGTTTTCAgccaatttaataaaaaattgatctaaaatttgtagttttcaaaatttattgttaaattgataattaaatattaaaacttaataacaaaatgtttgaaaatttaattgtaaGACTAATTTGTCTCACTTTTTACttaatcaaaaattaaatttatatttttttttatccttaagaGATTAATTTATCATCGCATcatgttatcttttttataagCATATCCAAttgcacaagtaatataaaactcTAAGATCAAGTATCGAATTTCACTAGGACTATGCTTGTACTCAGAGCTATATATATCTAATGATTAAGCAATAAATGAATGGAAAAAAGGTTTGTGCATAAGAATCaatattgaaagaaataaaatatgagaaTTAACAACAAAGCATAAAAGGTGAGAAGACAAACACTTAAATGAGGTTGATGATAAGGGTGGAACGTGTTAGGGACTTTACTTCTAAAACTTTTCttgatgtaatattttattgagttttctcttttatcattaatatgatTATCACTCGTTTTTACTAATGTATTTTAACTAAGAGCCCTTGAGTGAAATAACCTCAATTACTTAATATCACTCTCAATCCTTTAGCGATTGATTATTAAATGATTTGCATCAAGAGCAAatatgcatgaacatgttaaagAAAACCACTCTATCTCCATATATGACTCACTTTAGATATTCTTTCCAAGTTTTTAGCATACaaacatttttcaatatttatatcCTAAAAGAGTACataaagatggatgatcaaaccaTAAATAAGTGAATAAGCACAtagatgaataataataataacattgtaTTAAAAGATAGTACAAAATCATTATATCATAGAGAGTTTTGGATTACAAAGCACCTAACATGGTGGAGTTTTAGCCTCTCTTTATCACGAGAGGCTTACAGATAGGGGAGTAAAATATAGGGgttttaatgaaagaaaaatggaaTGAAATGAATTGGCTAGAGCTTCAAAAATGGATATCATTGCACCAATAGTGGACGACTTGCTTCTCCTCTAAGTATTCTTTGTTGCGAAGACTTCTTCCGGCTTCTGAAGTTTCTTTCTTATATAGGGACTATGCCTCCTTGTTGACCAATCAGAGCGTCGCGCGATATTTGCACTGAACATTTATCAAACCAAACTGAGAGGGAACCACGACCCAATCGAAAGTGGAATCCAGGTTGAAGGATGCTGACAGCTTTGACAATGGAGGCCCACGTATAAGAGGCGCCATTAAGGACAAACATATCCTTAGAatatttatgagaaagcaaTTGCACCCATAGTTTGTGTTGATCATGCATAAGCGACCAAGCATTCTTACCTAGAAGAGTCACATTCATTTCTCTAGCTGTGCGAATTCCCAGACCACCCCGACTCTTGGGGCGAGTAAGAGTGTTCCAATTGACCCAATGTCTGTGCGGAGAACCCCAAATGAAGCCTCGAGTTATCTAGTGAATCTCGTCACATGTGTCACTGGGGAGATGGAGTTCAACACTAAGGAAGCTAGAGAAAAGTCATGAAGAACACTATGCACTAATCTAACTTGAGAGGACTTAGCAAACGTGAACAGAAGACAATCATGGACAAAAAATAGATGAGAGATAGCTGGGCCCTGGCGGGAGATTGTAACAGATACCTTGTGTTGGATCATATAAGTAGGCTTTTCCATGCACGAAACAAACAAATAAGGAGAGAGAGGATCCCGTGACCAAGACCCCCTGTAGGCTTGAAGCTCTTCTGGATTTCATTATTCCACTTAAGCGATATTTGCTTCACCAAATTAACAACAACGTCCAAAATAACAAGGAATCCAGGAATACAGGTAAATGGATATTAGAAAGGGATATAAATACTTGTTTATCATTTTTCACCAATTAAAAGAATTTcaggaattttaaattttcaccgGTCATTGCctcatgaaattaatttaaattaaatgtataagCAAAGATAAATTCATTGTAAGAATATATTAGAATCTAATTTCTAAAatctaaactttttaaaattaaattcaccgTAAGAATACGGTTGGATCTAATTTCGAAAATCTAAACTTGCTAATGTTAACTTCAGGCAAGataaattattagattaatATAGGAGCTAAACACTGTTGCTCCTAATTAAAAGAGAACATAATTTGAAATAACAATGTTTAGGACATGAAAATGCAacgaaatatatataattgctaTATTATTGTTCAACAATTCAAAGAAACATATATAGTAGGataatttcttctttaaaagtgtaatttgttaaaataagtctctaatatgaaaaaatattttttgttccaaatgtgtaaaaataataacatattaatCCTAGGgggttttctttcttcctttcttcttctcttggaCCATACCCACTTAGCGACGCGTTGATCGCTGTCATGTTGGAGCACAACGCAGCAACCGCGTCGGTGTCGAACAGCCAGCGGAGGCAGCATGTGACGAAGCGGAAGAATTTAAGGACCTCGACTGGGGAGGAGCCGAGGGGTGCGACGATGCAACGGTCCATGGCTTGATATGGGGGAAGTAGCCGAAGCGGAGGACGAAAACCTATtgctttttcctttgttttggttgttgCACGCTCACAGGGATAACTATTCTGGTTCTAAAGTCTTGTTTTTATTCATGTACTTTTATGGGGTTGGTCTAATTACGGCTTGTAATTAGTCAATTCTCattgttattttctttcatatatattcatatttggcttttcctaaaaaaaagatttgaagCTGCTCCGGGGTTGAAGAAAGATCAAACACATGGTGGGCACTTGGTTATGAATTTGCTACGTACATAATTTAGATGTAAATGGTCCAATTTTAAACAGATGCATGCATTTAAACCAATAAAATGGAATGCTTTTAGATGTGTCGCAGGAAAAGAATAAAGTTTATCTTGTTATGATCAGAATAGGTGATGCGCTTTTGGTCCCTTGGTTGCTTCGAATGCAGGTTTAAGATTGAAACTATGCTGCAGCAGGAAGTGGGCAGAGAAATATACTTGGtagttaaagtttttttttatttatatttctctaTGTTGGATTTATACTCTGGGTGTTAGCTAAAGGTCTTTTGAACTTTGatgtagaaagaaaaagaaaaaattaggaGAGAAAGAAAGGGAAGGGTGGTCAGATATATTTTTGCAGAGTGGCAGACGGTGGTacaagagaaggagaagggaagaaagaacACCACTGAAGAAAAAAGAGTGAATATACTTGATTCATAGAAGGAAAAAACTTGTGTCAGTATCTCAATTTTAATTCCAACATTGGTTTGTTTCACACTCCATGTTCCAAGAAATATCTACCAAatacgaaaaaaagaaaaaaaaatatagtccTTATCTAAAAAATGTCTTGAGAAAGGGTAAATATATGTAACCTTTTAACAAGATAATGTTTAAGTCTCTCAAAATGAAATCTATTTCATATATAGTTGGGTACCTAAACACGGtacaaatatttcaattttatatttttagatacTTTTTAAGTCCTATTGCcaatattaagtaaaaaaaattatatctatttttcATGATATTATACATGAGTAAGATATATTATGACAAATTTGGTAGATTTCATTGTGAAAGACACAATGAAATTTGATAAGtgggatataattttttttacaacattttAGTCCTCATTTGTTATATCAGTTGTGACGCGAGGTTAGAgttcaaggaaaaaaataactaactaACATGTTGCCATTTTTacacatttgaaaaaaaaaattcatcagaCTTATATGTGAGCCAATTATACTTTGACGACGAAGGTGGTATTTACCCTATATAGTAATATTACCGGAGTATTTTATAAAGTGAGTCTCAGTCATAAGGCTTTAATTGCAAAGGGAGAAGTAGCTTAGCTTAACAACCAAAAAGGAAATGTACTAGAAATTTAAAAGTCGTTAAGGGAGTTGTGTGACCGATTTATGAGTCGTGTACACTGGTGCAATGCAATCAGCGATGTGGCGTTTCTCGTAgtctttcttctttgtttgtttCACTGTCTTAGTATTACTATTACTATCACTATTGGAGGAGAAAGGAGCTATATGGATAACCACCAAGATCAaggtgtttttttctttattccggtgcattttttttgtcattctcTTTCTGGGTTTTGTTGGTTTAGTCACTTTCTTGTTTCTCTGGTAGAAAAGTCTCTCTCTTTCTTGCTTTAACATTGTTCTATTAAGCTTTTTGAGGAGAAGATTTTTATGGTGCTTTCTTGAATTTCAGGACACGAGGGTCGTGCATGTAGATGTAGCGAATGTCGATGGCCTTCCCCTAATCCAAATCCATGTCCCAAAAAAAGTCTTTCTCACAAGAACAAATGTGGAACCATTGAAGGTTACGAACTGTCAACTTCAGAGCGCCAAACCCATTCCAATGCTTCAGAGTCGGATGATGATGAACACCTTTCTGATGATGATCCCCACTCACAAGGTAATCTAAGTCCCCTACTTTTTAAAGATtgtgatattaattattatttccaagaatgagaatatttttccattttttttgtctgtATGGGGGTGTTAAGTTATTAGTGCATTACAAAAACATGGGTTTGCTAATCTGATGACTTTTTACGGGTTTGGTTGTGTCAGGTCCAAACTCCTTAGACCCTGGCAACAATGAGAAACTCAATGTTGGAACCAGAAAATTTTTATCTAGTTCAGGTGATGAGTTGTTTCTAGATGCAATTGCAAACTTTTCAGATGGTGCACCAAGTCCAGGAAGTAAGGAACCTTTGCGAGATAGCCATGAGTGGGCTCGTGATGTGGAAATAGGcaatataaaatatcaagaaTTTTCTTCAGGGTCTTCTGATTTTAATGGTAAGCTGCAAAGTATATTATTAGATTAAAGCACTTCTTTTTAGATACTGAACTGCTTCATCTGGTACACTTAAGAACTTCATATGTAATTGTGAAGTTTGCTCATATTGAGAATCAAACAAGTATCCATATGcgctagaaaaattaaaaaaaaagatttatacttcaatttttttttaatccactGGTAATTGAatgcatattttgtttttttgtgtttatgttttatattttgctgctaaacttttgtttttctctgtTGGTGTATCTTGTTCTGATAATATGTTTCACAACTACAGATATAAATCAGTTCAATGTCAAAGGCCAAATGCAGGAACATAGTATTTTGCAAAGGGAAAGGGTCAAGGAAGGAAACATGCTGGAGATGCAAGGTCAACTGTCAGGTTCTCATGTTCATCCACCATCATCAAGTTCCATCACAGATTTGAGGACCATTGAGCGTATTGATGATTGTTTTGGTTTGTCAAGTGACTCAAATCCCAGCAAAGCTGAAGCCACACCAGATATGATGCTAGAAAATAAGATCCATACTGGTGAAAATGTGAGGCCATGCAGTTTGGCATCTGTTGCAAAGGAGactaatttgaaagaaaatgacGAGACTAAATCAGACTCGGACATGTTTGACATTTCGATCTTTTCTGACAATGCTGTTAGTGACAGAATAGCACTTAGTGATGTGGTTAACTCGGATTCTCAAGTGGCTAGAGGAGCTTTTAATCTGGAAGAAAAGAACAATGCTGATCTCCTTTCTTTGATGCTCCAAGAGGAACTTTCTCTTGAAGTAAATTCTACCATTTCAAGCACAAACACTTCCACAAACAGTGTTCAAGTAAATTCTGCACATACGATACAGTTTGCTACTTCTGGCGATGCCAAGACGTTGCAGGAAATGGGAGAAGAAAATGTTAACATGTTTACAAGTCCTGTGTGTGATGATAGTGCTGATGTGGCACATCCCCAAAATGAGTGTGCTGATTTTAAAGATCATAAAGGAGTGTTACCACAGAATCCCTTAAGCCCACCCTCATCTGAAGCAGGGAAGCCAAAGCAAGATGACTTGAAGGATTCTGATgatgaggaaaattattttcatataaaccAAAATCATTTGAGTGGAAAAAGACAGGTCCTTCCTCCAGATGGACGTGTTCTGGATAGCAGCATGAAGGAGCAGGAAAGCTGGGAGATTGTGGCTGAAGAAATGCATGCTGAAGAGAGCATTGGAGTTTCTTCTGTGAATTTCATGACAGAAAATGATAAAGCATCAGATGAAATTGGAATCTCTATGAATCGTATGAAATTAGAGATGTATGAAAATTATATGGGTGCTACTCACTTTTCTGACAAGCCATCAAGTGGTGTATATAAAAGTGATGACGTGGttgaaatggataaatttgaaaaatgcgATATAACTGATGCTCAGTACACCGAAAGGCTCATTGTGAAAGATTCTTCATTGCCTAAACCTGCTGGCAGTAATTTTGAACGTTCCATTCTTTCAGAAGCTGCAATGGATTTCTATGCAAGGACACCGAAAGATATTGAGTGTGCAAATAAAAGTTCACTATCAGGTGCTCAAGAAGACAATGAAGACAATGAAATCAAAAGCAGTTGCAGAGTAAACAAAGAATGTAATAGATTCATTAGTACTTCTACTGATTCACGTCAAACACAAAATGCAGAACTTCTAGTGAAGGCTGCAGAAGAGCCTGGTAGGAATTCTTCGCTTTATTCTTTAGATGTTGAGCCTTCTGCTCAATGTGTTTCTGTTGTTGGAGAAACTCAAGGAGAGCATGGCAGGGAAGTGTATGGAATTACTGATGTGCCTGTTCAAGATCAAAGTGGTAATAATAATAGCAATGCTCAACTACCTTCATCTGCAATTCACACTTATATTGATTATGGTATCCAGTGTGACAGTTTTATAGTAGAATGCACCCTTTACTATAGAAAGTGGTATCTCCTGGGGCTTTCTCTATATGCTAGGCTGgtcaatatatataaatcattaaaGCTAAAATAACTTGaaacacatttttttggtttgggGGGGAAACATTCATTTGATTTACATTTTGATGCTCTATCTAAGAATTATCTCCATGCAATTTGATCAGGTTTACCATCCAACTTGAATGACCCAAAGGCTGCATCTGAAGGCCAACAACATCCCAGTTCCACCTCTTCACAGGCTGGTTGGTTTCCCACTCTAACTCAAGCTATTAATGAGTCTCAAGGGagaaagaagaatgaagaaataGTAGCTGAGATAACAAACCGAAACAGTGAACAGAAAACACCTCCACAGAGTCCATTGAGTGAAGCTGCCAACAGCAACAAGCTTGAGTCTCCAAAACTGGAAGAAAGTTCAATATTTGGAAAAAATGGTGAATCAGCTGCTGCAGCTAAAGCTGTGAAAGGAGAGGGTGAAAAAGGTTCGAACTCCTCTGCTGACATCAGgcgaaaaaataagaaagtcaAGAGCAAACTCTATTGCACGCCATGTATGTGCTGCTCATCTGTAGATTCTCCACCAAGATAGAATATCCTGTTTCTCTCCACTCTCACTCTGGTTTTTGACTTTGACACACTGTTTGCGCTTACTATCTGTTCTTTAGTTGTATATTTTGAGGATCTTCGGTTGTTCTTTTACATGTGACATCTCATTTCATTCTGTTGTATAAATTTCGTAATAAGGTTCTAGTTGAAGGCTACTGGGGaagtgaaattataaatttgatgttACTGATTATTTTGTTACATATCAGGGAAAAGTAATTGGATTATTACTTCAAATACATTTGAtgcataaataacaaaaatcctGTTTTAATctctaatttctttttcttttttttttcatttgcaatttactttattaatatatcaatATTTCCATTGATTTAAACATTacatcagtttggtttttggtgGAAAATTGATgagttaaattttgataaaaaaaaaagataaattacattttatctcctcaattttatatattttttaaaattatctctattttttaatgttattaaacTCTCTTCAAGTTTGAGTTAAAGTATAAacgaaaattataaattaattttaattatgattaataaacTT
This window harbors:
- the LOC100499905 gene encoding xyloglucan endotransglucosylase/hydrolase 2; translated protein: MASTHNEFYALMLVVVVGSMVASCGANFNQDFDLTWGDHRAKIFNGGQLLSLSLDKVSGSGFQSKKEYLFGRIDMQLKLVAGNSAGTVTAYYLSSQGPTHDEIDFEFLGNVSGDPYILHTNVFTKGQGNREQQFYLWFDPTRNFHTYSIIWKPQHIIFLVDNIPIRVFKNAETIGVPFPKNQPMRIYSSLWNADDWATRGGLVKTDWSKAPFTAYYRNFKATEFSTSSSNSFSDAAWQSNELDAYGRRRLRWAQKYFMIYNYCNDLKRFPQGIPAECRR
- the LOC100788785 gene encoding uncharacterized protein, which codes for MQEHSILQRERVKEGNMLEMQGQLSGSHVHPPSSSSITDLRTIERIDDCFGLSSDSNPSKAEATPDMMLENKIHTGENVRPCSLASVAKETNLKENDETKSDSDMFDISIFSDNAVSDRIALSDVVNSDSQVARGAFNLEEKNNADLLSLMLQEELSLEVNSTISSTNTSTNSVQVNSAHTIQFATSGDAKTLQEMGEENVNMFTSPVCDDSADVAHPQNECADFKDHKGVLPQNPLSPPSSEAGKPKQDDLKDSDDEENYFHINQNHLSGKRQVLPPDGRVLDSSMKEQESWEIVAEEMHAEESIGVSSVNFMTENDKASDEIGISMNRMKLEMYENYMGATHFSDKPSSGVYKSDDVVEMDKFEKCDITDAQYTERLIVKDSSLPKPAGSNFERSILSEAAMDFYARTPKDIECANKSSLSGAQEDNEDNEIKSSCRVNKECNRFISTSTDSRQTQNAELLVKAAEEPGRNSSLYSLDVEPSAQCVSVVGETQGEHGREVYGITDVPVQDQSGLPSNLNDPKAASEGQQHPSSTSSQAGWFPTLTQAINESQGRKKNEEIVAEITNRNSEQKTPPQSPLSEAANSNKLESPKLEESSIFGKNGESAAAAKAVKGEGEKGSNSSADIRRKNKKVKSKLYCTPCMCCSSVDSPPR